The Brachionichthys hirsutus isolate HB-005 unplaced genomic scaffold, CSIRO-AGI_Bhir_v1 contig_380, whole genome shotgun sequence genome includes a window with the following:
- the LOC137917535 gene encoding LOW QUALITY PROTEIN: EF-hand domain-containing protein 1-like (The sequence of the model RefSeq protein was modified relative to this genomic sequence to represent the inferred CDS: inserted 2 bases in 2 codons) codes for VCLVSLSGGGGVXLQKSSFHRPQTLGYRNGYAMPRRPAGGVGRDPLLPEQLTQQEINELRVEVPDIRYDVYERGPAEGFVPAHVALDKKVLRFYAYFEESVLYSPEEDRRVRPVVVFYYLEDDSMALVEPPVENSGMAQGKRIKRQRLPKNARGDHYRWKDLNLAQDLQVYGVTYRVTHCDAFTQEFMESQGIVLNDPEAARPDPYSQRRRAPQPSHTTPSDFDRTRQFLTMDRKVLRFFALWDDADSLSTETRPVTIQYFLVDDTVEVREVHEPNSGRDPAPVLMRRQKLHKKVKPESEDFPRCVLEMSPAEVDEYYSPRDFPLGQPVTLLGRVFRLHDCDAFTREYYRKHHPDLETSPLDVPRKTGGPRDRKQASPPPWNGFGSLEDSLQNCLSLIPGPPKKNVLKMLENSHRVLRYSARLDSQNPDDEGRRFVLSYFLSTDMISIFEKPTRNSGIIGGKFLEKTRVPKPGSTVQNPEFYSPADFAIGSTVEVFGHRFVLTDADRYVMTYLQSVAGQVPGPTLESLQHKLGVLTTDDLPGDRGETNRDETNRNESNQAESNQISRLE; via the exons ATCAACGAGCTGCGCGTTGAGGTTCCAGACATCCGGTACGACGTGTACGAACGAGGCCCGGCGGAAGGGTTCGTCCCCGCCCACGTGGCCCTGGACAAGAAG gtgCTTCGCTTCTACGCCTACTTTGAGGAGAGCGTCCTGTACTCCCCCGAGGAGGACCGCCGCGTGCGCCCCGTGGTCGTCTTCTACTACCTGGAGGACGACAGCATGGCGCTGGTGGAGCCCCCGGTGGAGAACTCTGGGATGGCTCAGGGGAAGCGGATCAAGCGCCAGCGCCTGCCCAAGAACGCCAGAGGAGACCACTACCGGTGGAAGGACCTCAACCTGGCCCAGGACCTCCAGGTGTACGGGGTCACGTACCGCGTCACGCACTGCGACGCCTTCACGCAG GAGTTCATGGAGAGTCAGGGGATCGTCCTGAACGACCCGGAGGCGGCGCGCCCGGATCCTTACAGCCAACGCCGCAGGGCCCCGCAGCCCTCCCACACCACGCCGTCCGACTTCGACCGCACGCGGCAGTTCCTCACCATGGACAGGAAG GTGTTGCGCTTCTTTGCTCTGTGGGACGACGCGGACTCTTTGTCCACGGAGACCAGGCCCGTCACCATCCAGTACTTCCTCGTGGACGACACCGTGGAGGTCCGGGAAGTCCACGAACCCAACAGCGGCCGGGATCCCGCCCCCGTCCTGATGCGCAGACAGAAGCTGCACAAGAAGGTCAAGCCGGAGTCTg AGGACTTTCCGCGTTGCGTCCTGGAGATGTCTCCGGCTGAGGTGGACGAGTACTACTCCCCGAGAGACTTCCCCCTGGGCCAGCCGGTCACGCTGCTGGGGCGGGTCTTCCGGCTGCACGACTGCGACGCCTTCACCAGGGAGTACTACCGGAAGCACCACCCCGACCTGGAGACGAGCCCCCTGGACGTCCCGAGGAAGACCGGGGGCCCCCgggacaggaagcag GcgtcgccccccccctggaaCGGCTTCGGCTCGCTGGAAGACTCCCTGCAGAACTGCTTGTCCTTGATTCCCGGGCCGCCCAAGAAGAACGTGCTGAAGATGCTGGAGAACAGCCACAGGGTTCTGCGCTACAGCGCCAGGCTG GACTCCCAGAACCCGGACGACGAGGGCCGCCGCTTCGTGCTGTCCTACTTCCTGTCCACCGACATGATCAGCATCTTTGAGAAACCCACTCGGAACTCCGGCATCATTGGCGGAAAGTTCCTGGAGAAGACGCGCGTCCCCAAGCCCGGATCCACAGTCCAGAACCCGGAGTTCTACTCGCCGGCAGATTTTGCCATCGGATCCACGGTGGAGG TCTTCGGCCATCGCTTCGTGCTGACGGACGCCGACCGCTACGTGATGACGTACCTGCAGTCCGTCGCCGGGCAGGTCCCGGGTCCCACGCTGGAGTCTCTGCAGCACAAGCTGGGCGTGTTGACGACAGACGACCTGCCGGGGGACCGGGGCGAGACCAACCGGGACGAGACCAACCGGA ACGAGTCCAACCAGGCTGAGTCCAACCAGATCAGCCGTTTAGAATGA